Proteins from a genomic interval of Capsicum annuum cultivar UCD-10X-F1 chromosome 4, UCD10Xv1.1, whole genome shotgun sequence:
- the LOC107866892 gene encoding putative HVA22-like protein g isoform X1, giving the protein MIGSFITRGLVMVFGYAYPAYECFKTVEMNKPDIQQLRFWCQYWILIAMLTVCERFGDAFISWVPMYSEAKLAFVIYLWCPKTKGTTYVYDAFFRPVVLKHEPEIDKNILELRTRAGDMLFLYWQKAASYGQTRVFDILQYIASQSNPPPPTQPLRQSSRGRQSTATLNRRSSAGATQVPAEEQASLASDESSNGEETDTSADAGSSKAPPPASTAAANAQKATPSKSMVSTVASTLNTQKASPSKALAETTKSSTSVETRVMQIDSAPLSANESGNPPAETALEEAVRVTRARSRKTRAGSNP; this is encoded by the exons ATGATTGGATCTTTTATCACCAGAGGGCTTGT GATGGTTTTTGGTTATGCTTATCCAGCCTATGAATGCTTCAAAACTGTGGAAATGAACAAACCTGATATTCAGCAGCTCCGCTTTTGGTGCCAATATTG GATCTTAATTGCTATGTTGACGGTTTGTGAGAGGTTCGGTGATGCTTTTATTTCATG GGTTCCAATGTACAGTGAAGCTAAGCTGGCATTCGTCATTTACTTGTGGTGCCCCAAAACGAAG GGAACTACATATGTGTATGATGCCTTTTTTAGACCCGTGGTTTTAAAGCATGAACCTGagattgataaaaatatattGGAGTTGAGGACCAGAGCAGGAGATATGTTATTTTTGTACTGGCAGAAAGCTGCTAGCTATGGTCAGACGAGGGTTTTTGACATTTTGCAGTATATTGCTTCGCAGTCAAATCCACCTCCCCCCACTCAG CCACTAAGGCAAAGCAGCAGAGGTCGTCAATCCACAGCAACACTAAATCGTAGATCATCCGCTGGAGCAACACAAGTACCAGCTGAGGAACAAGCATCCCTTGCTTCTGATGAATCCTCAAATGGGGAGGAAACAGATACATCAGCAGATGCGGGATCCTCCAAAGCTCCTCCCCCGGCTTCCACTGCAGCTGCAAACGCACAAAAAGCAACTCCATCCAAATCCATGGTTTCGACTGTAGCTTCTACTCTGAACACACAGAAAGCATCTCCATCCAAAGCCCTTGCTGAAACCACCAAATCTTCGACATCTGTTGAAACTCGAGTAATGCAGATCGATTCTGCGCCTTTGTCAGCTAATGAAAGTGGTAACCCTCCTGCCGAGACGGCCTTGGAGGAAGCAGTAAGAGTAACACGCGCCAGATCAAGGAAGACAAGGGCTGGAAGCAACCCATGA
- the LOC107866892 gene encoding putative HVA22-like protein g isoform X2, translated as MVFGYAYPAYECFKTVEMNKPDIQQLRFWCQYWILIAMLTVCERFGDAFISWVPMYSEAKLAFVIYLWCPKTKGTTYVYDAFFRPVVLKHEPEIDKNILELRTRAGDMLFLYWQKAASYGQTRVFDILQYIASQSNPPPPTQPLRQSSRGRQSTATLNRRSSAGATQVPAEEQASLASDESSNGEETDTSADAGSSKAPPPASTAAANAQKATPSKSMVSTVASTLNTQKASPSKALAETTKSSTSVETRVMQIDSAPLSANESGNPPAETALEEAVRVTRARSRKTRAGSNP; from the exons ATGGTTTTTGGTTATGCTTATCCAGCCTATGAATGCTTCAAAACTGTGGAAATGAACAAACCTGATATTCAGCAGCTCCGCTTTTGGTGCCAATATTG GATCTTAATTGCTATGTTGACGGTTTGTGAGAGGTTCGGTGATGCTTTTATTTCATG GGTTCCAATGTACAGTGAAGCTAAGCTGGCATTCGTCATTTACTTGTGGTGCCCCAAAACGAAG GGAACTACATATGTGTATGATGCCTTTTTTAGACCCGTGGTTTTAAAGCATGAACCTGagattgataaaaatatattGGAGTTGAGGACCAGAGCAGGAGATATGTTATTTTTGTACTGGCAGAAAGCTGCTAGCTATGGTCAGACGAGGGTTTTTGACATTTTGCAGTATATTGCTTCGCAGTCAAATCCACCTCCCCCCACTCAG CCACTAAGGCAAAGCAGCAGAGGTCGTCAATCCACAGCAACACTAAATCGTAGATCATCCGCTGGAGCAACACAAGTACCAGCTGAGGAACAAGCATCCCTTGCTTCTGATGAATCCTCAAATGGGGAGGAAACAGATACATCAGCAGATGCGGGATCCTCCAAAGCTCCTCCCCCGGCTTCCACTGCAGCTGCAAACGCACAAAAAGCAACTCCATCCAAATCCATGGTTTCGACTGTAGCTTCTACTCTGAACACACAGAAAGCATCTCCATCCAAAGCCCTTGCTGAAACCACCAAATCTTCGACATCTGTTGAAACTCGAGTAATGCAGATCGATTCTGCGCCTTTGTCAGCTAATGAAAGTGGTAACCCTCCTGCCGAGACGGCCTTGGAGGAAGCAGTAAGAGTAACACGCGCCAGATCAAGGAAGACAAGGGCTGGAAGCAACCCATGA
- the LOC107869394 gene encoding transcription factor E2FC: MSTTAASDNVDLNLSLGAAAATLHHNSPSASALAGAASRSHRSLFSNIPRICSESVSFSGNPLASSTFLFAPKNEIEKPGEYNCVYGAGKKSLAVNYSPLKQATSARTKQPSKGKVSRDAVSAAKGVNADLLDNLNLGGHYRYDNSLGLLTKKFINLLQEADDGTLDLNHSADVLEVAKRRIYDITNVLEGIGLIEKTTKSHIRWKGFRSTKSRGLDNQVSRLKGEIAYLNAEDCRLDNCIREKLEQIRTLESDMDSQKSLFLTEEDIMSLPRFRDKTVIAIKAPYASSIEVPDPCEDLDLESQYRLVLRSTTAPIDLFLLSKPGRQHEDLTIKHEKPLDALSAAEKTDDAYLSSVRPCSLDSTASKLSGVHKIVPSHASVDDDYWLLSEEEVSATALWGAQ, translated from the exons ATGTCTACAACAGCGGCTAGTGATAACGTGGATCTCAACTTGTCACTTGGCGCTGCAGCAGCTACACTTCATCACAATTCTCCTTCGGCTTCGGCACTTGCTGGTGCAGCTAGCCGGAGCCACCGCAGTTTGTTCTCTAATATTCCTAGAATTTGCTCGGAATCTGTCTCCTTCTCCGGCAATCCGCTTGCGTCTTCTACCTTCCTTTTTGCTCCG aaaaatgaaattgaaaagcCTGGGGAATACAATTGTGTGTATGGAGCTGGTAAGAAGAGTCTTGCAGTCAACTATTCTCCTCTTAAACAAGCAACTAGTGCACGTACTAAACAACCCAGTAAAGGAAAGGTTTCAAGAGATGCCGTATCCGCTGCTAAAGGAGTAAATGCAG ATCTACTTGATAACCTGAATTTAGGTGGCCATTATCGGTATGACAACTCGTTGG GCTTGTTGACAAAGAAATTCATTAATTTACTTCAGGAGGCTGATGATGGAACCCTTGATTTGAACCATTCTGCAGATGTTTTGGAG GTAGCAAAGAGAAGAATTTATGACATCACAAATGTCCTCGAGGGAATTGGATTAATTGAGAAAACTACAAAGAGTCATATACGGTGGAA AGGGTTCCGGTCAACCAAATCTCGAGGGCTGGATAATCAAGTATCTAGACTGAAG GGGGAAATTGCATATTTAAATGCAGAGGATTGCCGACTTGATAACTGCATAAG GGAAAAACTGGAGCAAATAAGAACCCTGGAATCTGACATGGATTCTCAGAA GAGCCTCTTTCTGACTGAGGAGGATATCATGAGTTTGCCTCGTTTCAGG GATAAAACTGTTATTGCTATAAAAGCTCCATATGCTAGTTCTATTGAAGTTCCTGATCCATGTGAG GATCTTGATTTGGAGAGTCAGTATAGACTTGTTCTTAGAAGCACAACAGCACCTATTGATTTGTTTCTCTTGAG CAAACCGGGTAGGCAGCATGAGGACTTAACCATCAAACATGAGAAGCCCTTGGATGCATTGTCTGCTGCAGAAAAGACAGATGATGCTTACCTATCCTCAGTACGACCTTGCTCTTTAGATTCAACTGCCTCAAAGCTCTCGGGTGTTCACAAAATAGTACCTTCTCATGCCAGT GTAGATGATGATTACTGGTTACTCTCGGAGGAGGAGGTCAGCGCTACCGCTCTATGGGGtgctcaataa